Proteins from a genomic interval of Colletotrichum higginsianum IMI 349063 chromosome 6, whole genome shotgun sequence:
- a CDS encoding Aldo/keto reductase — MPLIASNPKDRVILGLMTFGPKEADGARITDLDTYNKALDVFQSRGYNEVDTARVYVGRQQEAFTREAKWKERGLTLATKVQYPGQPGDHAAAKVVESVETSLKELGTDSVDIMYLHAADRATPFAETLEALDKLHKKGKFVKLGLSNFTAFEVAEVVLTCKYNGWVRPTVYQGMYNVITRSIEPELIPALRRYGLDLVVYNPLAGGLFSGKIKSKDIVPSEGRFSDNHGTGGNYRKRYFRESTFKALQTIEAAVEKNGLSMIETALRWTVHHSGLKIKDGNDGIIIGISSVQQLEDNLNQLEKGPLPEEVVQALDQAWAISKADTTNYWHLDLEYKYNTRDALFSAGAK; from the exons ATGCCTCTCATTGCCTCAAACCCCAAGGACCGTGTCATCCTGGGTCTTATGACCTTCGGACCCAAGGAAGCTGACGGTGCCCGAATCACCGACCTGGATACGTATAACAAGGCTCTCGATGTGTTCCAGAGCCGCGGCTACAACGAGGTCGACACGGCCCGCGTCTACGTTGGCAGACAGCAGGAGGCCTTTACTCGCGAAGCCAAGTGGAAGGAGAGAGGATTGACGCTGGCGACCAAGGTCCAGTATCCCGGACAACCCGGCGACCACGCTGCGGCCAAGGTTGTCGAGTCCGTCGAGACGAGCTTGAAGGAGTTGGGAACCGACAGCGTTGAT ATCATGTACCTCCATGCTGCG GACCGCGCCACACCATTTGCCGAGACTCTCGAGGCTCTCGACAAGCTCcacaagaagggcaagtTCGTCAAGCTGGGACTGAGCAACTTCACGGCGTTCGAGGTGGCAGAGGTGGTGTTGACGTGCAAGTACAACGGCTGGGTTCGGCCGACGGTGTACCAGGGCATGTACAACGTCATCACTCGTAGCATCGAGCCCGAGCTGATTCCGGCTCTGCGGCGGTACgggctcgacctcgtcgtgTACAACCCACTCGCGGGCGGGCTGTTTTCGGGCAAGATCAAGTCCAAAGACATTGTACCGAGCGAGGGCCGGTTCTCGGACAACCACGGCACGGGAGGCAACTACCGGAAGCGATACTTCCGTGAGAGCACGTTCAAGGCGCTGCAGACgatcgaggcggcggtggagaaGAATGGGCTCAGCATGATTGAGACGGCGCTGCGATGGACGGTGCACCACTCCGGGCTCAAGATCAAGGATGGCAacgacggcatcatcatTGGCATCTCAAGcgtgcagcagctcgaggacaACCTCAACCAGCTTGAGAAAGGACCGCTGCCCGAAGAGGTTGTCCAGGCACTGGATCAGGCGTGGGCCATCTCCAAGGCAGACACGACCAACTATTGGCACCTGGACCTCGAGTACAAGTACAACACCCGGGATGCCCTGTTCAGCGCCGGGGCCAAGTGA
- a CDS encoding Duf6 domain-containing protein, with amino-acid sequence MPPRLTTGPDGTLNLPHSRLDHFQNPPLSATTCDSNISDYIGSGTTSPGQSPGLDERLAEFDALRTGNDEYFKHHDDDDDDDDDMDHRPPLLRNHHSRSGQPLLNSKVDDDDGRNYSTRSRGASPLLSPNRPAFSRGSTMRNHSPSTANANAKKKYIYAAFFLVLSLFSFVIQTELSAYIQQELHWDKAYCMLYLTHGSWAMLWPVQLLILRINKRKTSWPSFWRRHRELVHTTAIMVQRQDLDLTRPGTHPRTSPWFYLVRTTAFVTCALTVAGLSWYVAVNMTTPSDLTAIYNCSAFFAYVFSVPLLKEPLRMDKSLAVLVAIAGVLIVAYGDSSPTDNDAAHNQAAGERLKGNLVIGVGSVLYGLYEVLYKRYACPPDGCSPGRGMVFANTFGSCIGAFTLTVLWIPLPILHWTGIEEFALPTGYTAWMLFFSVVMNATFAGSFLVLISLTSPVLSSVASLLTIFIVAITDWLRTGEPLSAAALLGGVMIMIAFGMLSWSTWREMTEIEATKAVDLTDSGEDSDRDERVD; translated from the coding sequence ATGCCTCCCAGACTCACCACAGGGCCGGACGGAACCCTCAACCTCCCCCATTCGCGACTCGACCATTTCCAGAACCCTCCCTTGAGCGCAACCACATGCGATTCCAACATCTCAGACTACATCGGTAGCGGAACCACCAGTCCTGGACAGAGCCCCGGACTCGACGAGCGCCTGGCCGAGTTTGATGCATTGCGCACCGGCAACGACGAGTACTTCAAgcaccacgacgacgacgacgacgacgacgacgatatGGACCACCGACCGCCCCTCCTCCGAAACCACCACTCCCGCTCGGGGCAGCCTCTCCTCAACTCcaaagtcgacgacgatgacggccgcAATTATTCCACTCGCTCCCGCGGAGCCAGCCCTTTGTTGAGCCCGAACCGCCCGGCCTTCTCTCGCGGCTCTACCATGCGAAACCACTCTCCCTCGACGGCCAACGCCAATGCCAAAAAGAAATACATCtacgccgccttcttcctcgttcTGAGTCTGTTCTCCTTCGTCATCCAGACCGAGCTGTCCGCCTACATCCAGCAGGAGCTGCACTGGGACAAGGCATACTGCATGCTCTACCTGACCCACGGCTCCTGGGCCATGCTCTGGCCGGTCCAGCTGCTGATACTGCGCATCAACAAGCGCAAAACATCGTGGCCCTCGTTCTGGCGCCGACACCGCGAGCTGGTGCACACCACCGCCATCATGGTCCAGAGGCAAGACCTCGACCTGACACGCCCTGGTACGCATCCTCGCACGTCGCCGTGGTTCTACCTCGTCCGTACCACCGCTTTCGTCACATGTGCCCTGACCGTCGCTGGCCTGAGTTGGTACGTCGCCGTTAATATGACGACTCCCTCGGATCTGACGGCCATCTACAACtgctcggccttcttcgcctaCGTCTTCTCCGTCCCTCTACTCAAGGAGCCCCTGCGTATGGACAAgtccctcgccgtcctcgtcgctaTTGCCGGCGTCCTGATTGTCGCATACGGTGACAGCAGCCCTACTGATAACGACGCCGCCCACAACCAAGCTGCCGGCGAGCGTCTGAAAGGAAACCTGGTGATCGGCGTCGGCTCCGTGCTCTACGGTCTGTACGAGGTGCTATACAAGCGTTATGCTTGCCCGCCCGACGGCTGCTCGCCGGGCCGGGGCATGGTCTTCGCAAATACGTTTGGTTCCTGCATCGGCGCCTTCACCCTTACCGTGCTGTGGATCCCGCTGCCTATCCTGCACTGGACCGGCATCGAGGAGTTCGCCCTGCCCACGGGCTACACGGCTTGGATGCTCTTCTTCAGCGTCGTCATGAACGCCACTTTTGCTGGGAGCTTCCTGGTTCTCATCAGCCTGACAAGCCCTGTCTTGTCCAGCGTTGCCAGCCTTTTGaccatcttcatcgtcgcTATTACCGACTGGTTACGCACCGGCGAACCTCTCAGCGCTGCGgctctcctcggcggtgTCATGATTATGATCGCATTCGGCATGCTTAGCTGGAGCACCTGGCGCGAGATGACGGAGATCGAGGCGACCAAGGCCGTGGACCTCACCGACAGCGGCGAGGACAGCGACAGGGATGAACGCGTGGATTAA
- a CDS encoding 3-ketoacyl-CoA reductase, which produces MIDQALKVVGLVSVLYSAYRLYDALAVWILPSVPLTRYQKKGRPYESWALVTGATGGIGLACAQELALRGFNIVLVGRNVDRLEDARALIESECMRRHKSDVAVRFVVLDAASSSPAQVQAAVDDISDLDVTVLINNVGGAPASSPPIGPLRNLAAGDVDALLDLNARFMARLTHLMLPILARNGPSLVLNVGSLATEGFPGLVMYSAAKGFVKSFTRALAREMKAEKSPVDVLYLGTGEVRTNINDVAVRSGTPEARPFAKAVMDRVGRAAQRGMLEVTPWFMHAVQVAVAGCIPERLWFKKIRETLEGKRLAYEEKARKDE; this is translated from the coding sequence ATGATCGACCAGGCCCTCAaggtcgtcggcctcgtctcgGTCCTGTACTCCGCCTACCGCCTTtacgacgccctcgccgtctgGATCCTCCCCTCGGTGCCGCTGACCCGCTACCAGAAAAAGGGCCGCCCCTACGAGTCCTGGgccctcgtcaccggcgctaccggcggcatcggcctgGCCTGCGCGCAGGAGCTCGCCTTGCGCGGCTTCAACAtcgtccttgtcggccgCAACGTGGACAGGCTCGAGGACGCCCGCGCCCTCATCGAGTCCGAGTGTATGCGCCGCCACAAGAGCGACGTCGCCGTGCGCTTCGTcgtgctcgacgccgcctcgagctcgccggccCAGGTCCAGGCCGCTGTCGACGACATctccgacctcgacgtcacCGTGCTCATCAACaatgtcggcggcgcgccggcgtcgagcccGCCCATCGGTCCGCTGCGGaacctggccgccggcgatgtggacgcgctcctcgacctcaacGCGCGCTTCATGGCGCGCTTGACGCACCTCATGTTGCCGATCCTCGCGCGCAACGGGCCGTCGCTCGTGCTCAATGTCGGCTCGCTCGCGACAGAGGGCTTCCCGGGCCTCGTCATGTACTCAGCCGCCAAGGGCTTCGTGAAGTCCTTCACTCGCGCGCTTGCGAGGGAGATGAAGGCCGAGAAGTCGCCCGTGGATGTGCTCTATCTGGGCACTGGGGAGGTCAGGACGAATATCAACGATGTCGCGGTGCGGTCGGGCACGCCCGAGGCGAGGCCGTTCGCCAAGGCCGTGATGGACAGGGTCGGGAGGGCGGCGCAGAGGGGCATGCTGGAGGTGACGCCCTGGTTCATGCACGCGGTGCAGGTGGCGGTCGCCGGATGCATCCCCGAGCGGCTCTGGTTCAAGAAGATCAGGGAGACGCTGGAGGGGAAGCGGCTGGCGTATGAAGAGAAGGCCCGGAAggatgagtga
- a CDS encoding Snoal-like polyketide cyclase family protein — MRAFSFLALSINALAWATNAADPPSCEGTTSASSAPYCPPRPATPEEQRAILGEFMEAFYEERNATKALLNHVAEDYIQHNPNALSGRQNTLNVLAPFVSPSSVNNTIMHTALENNTAYIHYRMDLAGGGEPFAVVDVFRFDGTCIMEHWDVAQQRPVNATNPIAMF, encoded by the coding sequence ATGCGGGCCTTTTCATTCCTCGCTCTCAGCATAAACGCTTTGGCATGGGCGACGAACGCCGCTGATCCTCCATCTTGCGAGGGTACTACTTCAGCTTCCTCGGCACCCTACTGCCCACCGCGTCCGGCCACACCCGAGGAGCAAAGGGCGATCCTCGGAGAGTTCATGGAGGCTTTCTACGAAGAGCGAAACGCCACGAAGGCCCTTCTCAAccacgtcgccgaggatTACATCCAGCACAACCCCAACGCGCTCTCCGGCCGCCAGAACACGCTCAACGTCCTGGCGCCCTTTGTCTCCCCGAGCTCGGTCAACAACACAATCATGCACACGGCCCTGGAGAACAACACCGCTTACATTCACTACCGCATGGACttggcggggggaggggagccCTTCGCGGTCGTGGATGTGTTCAGGTTCGACGGTACTTGCATCATGGAGCACTGGGATGTGGCGCAGCAACGCCCAGTCAATGCCACCAACCCGATCGCAATGTTCTAG
- a CDS encoding NADH-flavin oxidoreductase/NADH oxidase yields the protein MGSTSPPRESRKLFSPLRLGEMNLEHRVVMSPLTRLRCPGGFPTSVVTEYYTQRATKGGLLITEGMHPSLMGGGYYGAPGMFAPEHVRAWKKVTDAVHAKGAFMACQLWHVGRAAVSISLGGRQPLSSSATNIGYFNRTTPGGYKVPNETARPMTLQDIKDTIDDHVHAAKCAIEAGFDCVEIVTLPRWRRRLESNETKASGNGYLLDQFLNSNVNLRTDAYGGTKENRARFTLEVLDAVIAAIGASRVSIRMSPWGTVWVPLDADPIANYRYVLSEVEKRGVAYVCLTQPQADLLLEEKTKWENMYTAIKLGKVAATVEDLHLGHFQEVLKTTPILASGSYDGENCFEEVERGEMDAITFGRWFISNPDLVAKLRLGKRLTNWNPATFYVSAGMFESDGYTDYPFGEVEDEEAAK from the exons ATGGGTTCCacctctcctcctcgggaGAGCAGAAAGCTCTTCTCGCCTCTCCGTCTCGGAGAAATGAACCTCGAACATCGAGTCGTTATGTCGCCGTTGACGCGCCTGCGCTGTCCTGGTGGGTTTCCGACCTCGGTTGTTACGGAGTATTACACTCAAAGAGCAACGAAGGGAGGGCTACTTATAACTGAGGGGATGCATCCGAGTTTGATG GGCGGGGGTTACTACGGCGCACCAGGCATGTTTGCGCCGGAGCATGTGAGGGCT TGGAAAAAGGTGACGGATGCTGTGCATGCCAAGGGTGCTTTCATGGCGTGCCAGTTGTGGCAT GTCGGGCGAGCGGCAGTCTCAATCTCGCTCGGCGGCCGCCAGCCATTGAGCTCTTCTGCAACGAACATTGGCTACTTCAACAGGACCACACCTGGAGGCTACAAAGTGCCTAACGAGACAGCCAGACCGATGACATTGCAGGATATCAAGGACACAATTGATGACCATGTGCATGCTGCGAAATGCGCGATCGAGGCCGGGTTCGATTGTGTCGAAATC GTCACATTACCCCGTTGGAGAAGGAGACTGGAGTCTAATGAGACGAAGGCGTCAGGCAACGGTTATCTGCTAGACCAATTCCTCAACAGCAACGTCAACCTGCGCACCGATGCTTACGGAGGCACCAAAGAGAACAGAGCTCGCTTCACGCTTGAGGTACTAGACGCAGTGATCGCCGCTATCGGGGCATCCAGAGTGTCGATCCGAATGAGCCCTTGGGGAACGGTTTGGGTGCCGCTGGATGCGGATCCGATAGCGAACTACCGTTATGTGCTGAGCGAAGTCGAGAAACGAGGCGTCGCGTACGTATGTCTTACCCAGCCGCAGGCCGACCTGCTGCTCGAAGAGAAGACCAAGTGGGAAAACATGTACACAGCTATCAAGTTGGGGAAAGTGGCTGCTACGGTCGAGGATCTCCATCTCGGGCACTTCCAGGAAGTACTGAAGACGACACCGATCCTGGCGAGCGGAAGCTATGATGGCGAGAACTGCTTTGAGGAGGTGGAAAGGGGTGAGATGGACGCAATCACGTTTGGCAGGTGGTTTATTAGTAACCCGGATCTTGTGGCGAAGCTGAGGCTGGGAAAGAGGTTGACCAATTGGAATCCGGCGACTTTTTATGTAAGTGCGGGCATGTTTGAGAGTGATGGTTATACGGATTATCCCTTTGGAGAAGTagaggacgaagaggcaGCGAAGTAA
- a CDS encoding acetyltransferase: protein MSRQDAKHTPLSVSLSPITADDVPALLELHSAAFKTDQFSNLMLLNRDANAHQALMDKSIRLWMSDPAAKLTKAVSADGHVVGWSCWIVKTRYPEKSTPTRDPEPETRTDTTAARQDQVEADTPAERKHQDQSAPQDPARVLGGLMYRDMTSWEDKHLRGKRYMVLQALATEPRSQRRGIATRLVRHGLEEADSQDLPCWIHASPTSYKLYAKAGFEEVGRSSYDLDEWAPGDKDGNQGWGVYTFRYMFRPKYSTAV, encoded by the coding sequence ATGAGCCGTCAGGATGCCAAGCATACGCCTCTATCTGTCTCGCTCTCTCCCATCACGGCGGACGATGTACCGGCTCTCTTGGAGTTGCACAGCGCGGCCTTCAAGACGGACCAGTTCTCGAATTTGATGCTTCTCAACCGCGACGCGAACGCCCACCAGGCGCTCATGGACAAGTCGATACGGCTCTGGATGTCCGACCCCGCGGCCAAGCTCACCAAAGCGGTGAGCGCAGATGGGCACGTCGTCGGCTGGTCGTGTTGGATCGTCAAGACCAGATACCCAGAGAAGTCCACGCCTACTCGAGATCCGGAACCGGAAACAAGAACAGACACCACCGCAGCACGCCAGGaccaggtcgaggccgacacCCCGGCAGAGCGGAAACACCAGGATCAGAGCGCGCCTCAGGATCCCGCGCGAGTGCTGGGTGGGCTCATGTACAGAGACATGACTTCCTGGGAGGACAAACACCTCCGCGGCAAAAGGTACATGGTGCTGCAGGCGCTGGCGACGGAACCGCGCTCCCAGCGCCGGGGAATCGCGACCAGACTGGTTCGGCAcgggctcgaggaggccgactCCCAAGACCTTCCGTGCTGGATCCACGCCTCCCCCACGAGCTACAAGCTGTACGCGAAGGCTGGGTTCGAGGAGGTCGGCAGGAGCAGTTATGACTTGGACGAATGGGCGCCGGGGGACAAGGACGGAAATCAAGGTTGGGGAGTGTACACATTCAGGTACATGTTCCGACCAAAGTATAGTACTGCCGTGTGA
- a CDS encoding Metalloprotease 1, with translation MLLSLLVAATAAQASLQRPAAFCGTPEPGDGRASVSRHASVARSSGSGLIAANISVPVYVHAIASNDTGLVSETVLEEQFRVLHDVFGRYGIAMTLAGITRTVNASWSDHAEEVNMKTALRRGDYGALNLYVQELYPTLGRCFYPVASASPGSRDFVLDGCQVDTNTVPGGASREGNDRGLMAVHEVGHWFGLAHTFTGGCYGGDQVDDTPAQATSSWDCTVGQDTCPDLPGEDPIYNFMNYQAE, from the exons ATGCTCCTCTCTCTGCTCGTCGCCGCAACGGCCGCTCAGGCGTCCCTGCAACGACCGGCTGCGTTCTGCGGGACCCCGGAACCCGGCGACGGTCGCGCCTCGGTCTCTCGGCACGCGTCGGTGGCGAggagcagcggcagcggcctcATCGCGGCCAACATTTCCGTGCCCGTGTATGTGCACGCCATCGCCTCCAACGACACCGGCCTCGTGAGC GAAaccgtcctcgaggagcagTTCCGGGTCCTCCATGACGTCTTCGGCCGGTACGGCATCGCAATGACCCTCGCCGGCATCACGCGCACCGTGAACGCCTCCTGGTCCGAccacgccgaggaggtcaacATGAAGACGGCGCTCCGCCGCGGCGACTACGGCGCCCTCAACCTGTATGTCCAGGAGCTGTACCCGACGCTCGGCCGCTGCTTCTACCCCGTCGCGTCCGCGTCCCCGGGTTCCCGCgacttcgtcctcgacggctgCCAGGTCGACACCAACACCGTTCCTGGCGGCGCCTCGCGGGAAGGCAACGACCGCGGGCTCATGGCAGTCCACGAGGTCGGGCACTGGTTCGGCCTGGCGCACACCTTCACCGGGGGTTGCTACGGCGGTGACCAGGTCGACGACACGCCCGCGCAGGCGACGTCTTCGTGGGACTGCACCGTGGGCCAGGACACCTGCCCCGACCTGCCGGGCGAGGATCCCATTTACAACTTTATGAATTACCAAGCAGAGTAA